A window of Malania oleifera isolate guangnan ecotype guangnan chromosome 5, ASM2987363v1, whole genome shotgun sequence contains these coding sequences:
- the LOC131155204 gene encoding pentatricopeptide repeat-containing protein At3g24000, mitochondrial isoform X2, with the protein MQDKDLLRKSKAAVPGETPGTGLYVLDLIDRGSVQPDRTLYNKLLKKCTLLGKLKEGRLVHAHLLNSAFFSNDIVIQNTVLNMYAKCGCLDDARNLFDQMPSKDMVTWTALITGYSQNDRPEDALVLFPQMLRHGFKPNQFTLSSLLKASGTGTAPSHWHGRQLHAFCLKYGYHSNVYVGSSLVDVYARCSLMEEAQSLFDGLLWKNEVSWNALIAGHARKGEGEHAILFFSKMLRDDFEPTHFTYSSIFSACASTGALEQGKWVHAHMIKSGGKLIAFVGNTLLDMYAKSGCIEDAKIVFNKLVNRDVVSWNSMLTGFAQHGLGKETMKWFEEMLRLRVKPNEITFLGILTACSRAGLLDEGQYYFELMHKYKIDPQVSHYVTIVDLLGRAGLLDRAERFIREMPIEPTAAVWGALLGACRMHKNMELGTYAAERVFELDPHDSGPHVLLSNIYASAGRWSDAAKVRKMMKESGVKKEPACSWVELENVVHMFVANDDAHPQREEIHKMWEKISEKIREIGYVPDTSHVLLFVDDQEREVKLQYHSEKLALAFALLNTPPGSTIRIKKNIRVCGDCHSAIKFVSKVVDREIIVRDTNRFHHFRDGSCSCGDYW; encoded by the coding sequence ATGCAAGACAAAGACCTTCTTCGCAAGAGCAAGGCCGCTGTTCCGGGGGAAACACCAGGAACGGGGCTTTATGTTCTCGATCTGATTGACCGTGGCTCTGTTCAACCCGATCGAACCTTGTACAATAAATTGTTGAAGAAATGCACCCTGTTGGGTAAACTCAAAGAGGGACGACTTGTTCACGCCCACCTGCTCAATTCCGCCTTCTTCAGCAACGACATTGTTATTCAAAACACTGTTCTCAACATGTACGCTAAGTGCGGCTGTTTAGATGACGCTCGCAATCTGTTTGATCAAATGCCTTCAAAAGACATGGTCACTTGGACTGCTCTCATCACTGGTTATTCGCAGAATGATAGGCCTGAGGATGCACTTGTCTTGTTCCCCCAGATGCTCCGCCATGGATTCAAACCCAATCAATTCACTCTTTCCAGCCTTCTCAAAGCTTCTGGGACAGGGACAGCGCCTAGCCACTGGCACGGTAGGCAACTTCATGCATTTTGCCTCAAGTACGGTTACCATTCAAATGTTTATGTGGGGAGTTCCCTTGTGGACGTGTATGCAAGGTGCAGCCTCATGGAGGAAGCCCAATCACTGTTTGACGGGCTGTTGTGGAAGAACGAGGTATCTTGGAATGCTTTGATTGCTGGGCACGCCAGGAAGGGTGAAGGAGAGCACGCCATTCTGTTCTTCTCGAAAATGCTAAGGGATGATTTCGAGCCTACTCATTTCACTTATTCAAGTATTTTTAGTGCTTGTGCCAGCACAGGAGCTCTAGAGCAAGGCAAATGGGTGCATGCGCATATGATCAAATCCGGAGGAAAGCTAATTGCTTTTGTTGGCAACACCCTTCTCGACATGTATGCAAAATCAGGCTGCATTGAGGATGCAAAAATTGTCTTCAATAAATTGGTAAACCGAGATGTGGTTTCCTGGAATTCAATGCTTACTGGGTTTGCTCAACATGGGCTTGGGAAGGAAACAATGAAATGGTTTGAAGAAATGCTTAGGCTCAGAGTCAAACCCAATGAAATAACCTTCCTCGGTATTTTGACGGCCTGTAGCCGTGCTGGGCTTCTCGATGAAGGACAATATTACTTTGAATTGATGCACAAGTACAAGATTGATCCACAGGTCTCACATTATGTGACAATTGTGGATCTTCTTGGTCGAGCGGGTCTTCTTGATCGAGCTGAGAGGTTCATTAGGGAAATGCCAATTGAGCCTACTGCAGCTGTCTGGGGAGCCTTGCTTGGTGCTTGTAGGATGCACAAGAATATGGAACTGGGTACTTATGCTGCTGAACGTGTTTTTGAGCTTGACCCCCATGATTCGGGTCCCCATGTGTTGCTTTCTAATATCTATGCCTCTGCTGGTAGATGGAGTGATGCTGCAAAAGtaagaaagatgatgaaagagaGTGGTGTGAAGAAGGAACCTGCTTGTAGTTGGGTGGAGCTTGAGAATGTGGTCCACATGTTTGTGGCAAATGATGATGCTCACCCACAGAGAGAGGAGATCCATAAAATGTGGGAGAAGATAAGTGAGAAGATCAGGGAGATTGGTTACGTCCCTGACACCAGCCATGTGCTTTTGTTTGTAGACGATCAAGAGAGGGAAGTGAAGTTGCAGTACCATAGTGAGAAGCTTGCTCTAGCATTTGCACTTCTGAACACACCTCCTGGATCCACTATTcgaatcaagaaaaatataagagTTTGCGGCGATTGCCATTCAGCAATCAAATTTGTGTCAAAAGTGGTGGACAGAGAAATAATTGTAAGAGACACCAACAGGTTTCATCATTTCCGTGATGGTTCCTGCTCCTGTGGGGACTATTGGTAG
- the LOC131155204 gene encoding pentatricopeptide repeat-containing protein At3g24000, mitochondrial isoform X1 — protein MIRYILSTNTASTLTSSGSIPFARRFLIFRGPLPVNAPTVTSAAAATSCADHEEEEEEAVEWDPSCIMQDKDLLRKSKAAVPGETPGTGLYVLDLIDRGSVQPDRTLYNKLLKKCTLLGKLKEGRLVHAHLLNSAFFSNDIVIQNTVLNMYAKCGCLDDARNLFDQMPSKDMVTWTALITGYSQNDRPEDALVLFPQMLRHGFKPNQFTLSSLLKASGTGTAPSHWHGRQLHAFCLKYGYHSNVYVGSSLVDVYARCSLMEEAQSLFDGLLWKNEVSWNALIAGHARKGEGEHAILFFSKMLRDDFEPTHFTYSSIFSACASTGALEQGKWVHAHMIKSGGKLIAFVGNTLLDMYAKSGCIEDAKIVFNKLVNRDVVSWNSMLTGFAQHGLGKETMKWFEEMLRLRVKPNEITFLGILTACSRAGLLDEGQYYFELMHKYKIDPQVSHYVTIVDLLGRAGLLDRAERFIREMPIEPTAAVWGALLGACRMHKNMELGTYAAERVFELDPHDSGPHVLLSNIYASAGRWSDAAKVRKMMKESGVKKEPACSWVELENVVHMFVANDDAHPQREEIHKMWEKISEKIREIGYVPDTSHVLLFVDDQEREVKLQYHSEKLALAFALLNTPPGSTIRIKKNIRVCGDCHSAIKFVSKVVDREIIVRDTNRFHHFRDGSCSCGDYW, from the coding sequence ATGATTAGGTATATATTGTCCACTAATACTGCTAGCACTCTCACTAGCAGTGGCAGTATTCCCTTTGCAAGAAGATTCCTTATATTTCGTGGTCCACTGCCTGTTAATGCACCAACTGTAACTTCTGCAGCTGCAGCAACTTCCTGTGCAGAccatgaagaggaagaagaagaagcggTGGAATGGGACCCGTCTTGCATCATGCAAGACAAAGACCTTCTTCGCAAGAGCAAGGCCGCTGTTCCGGGGGAAACACCAGGAACGGGGCTTTATGTTCTCGATCTGATTGACCGTGGCTCTGTTCAACCCGATCGAACCTTGTACAATAAATTGTTGAAGAAATGCACCCTGTTGGGTAAACTCAAAGAGGGACGACTTGTTCACGCCCACCTGCTCAATTCCGCCTTCTTCAGCAACGACATTGTTATTCAAAACACTGTTCTCAACATGTACGCTAAGTGCGGCTGTTTAGATGACGCTCGCAATCTGTTTGATCAAATGCCTTCAAAAGACATGGTCACTTGGACTGCTCTCATCACTGGTTATTCGCAGAATGATAGGCCTGAGGATGCACTTGTCTTGTTCCCCCAGATGCTCCGCCATGGATTCAAACCCAATCAATTCACTCTTTCCAGCCTTCTCAAAGCTTCTGGGACAGGGACAGCGCCTAGCCACTGGCACGGTAGGCAACTTCATGCATTTTGCCTCAAGTACGGTTACCATTCAAATGTTTATGTGGGGAGTTCCCTTGTGGACGTGTATGCAAGGTGCAGCCTCATGGAGGAAGCCCAATCACTGTTTGACGGGCTGTTGTGGAAGAACGAGGTATCTTGGAATGCTTTGATTGCTGGGCACGCCAGGAAGGGTGAAGGAGAGCACGCCATTCTGTTCTTCTCGAAAATGCTAAGGGATGATTTCGAGCCTACTCATTTCACTTATTCAAGTATTTTTAGTGCTTGTGCCAGCACAGGAGCTCTAGAGCAAGGCAAATGGGTGCATGCGCATATGATCAAATCCGGAGGAAAGCTAATTGCTTTTGTTGGCAACACCCTTCTCGACATGTATGCAAAATCAGGCTGCATTGAGGATGCAAAAATTGTCTTCAATAAATTGGTAAACCGAGATGTGGTTTCCTGGAATTCAATGCTTACTGGGTTTGCTCAACATGGGCTTGGGAAGGAAACAATGAAATGGTTTGAAGAAATGCTTAGGCTCAGAGTCAAACCCAATGAAATAACCTTCCTCGGTATTTTGACGGCCTGTAGCCGTGCTGGGCTTCTCGATGAAGGACAATATTACTTTGAATTGATGCACAAGTACAAGATTGATCCACAGGTCTCACATTATGTGACAATTGTGGATCTTCTTGGTCGAGCGGGTCTTCTTGATCGAGCTGAGAGGTTCATTAGGGAAATGCCAATTGAGCCTACTGCAGCTGTCTGGGGAGCCTTGCTTGGTGCTTGTAGGATGCACAAGAATATGGAACTGGGTACTTATGCTGCTGAACGTGTTTTTGAGCTTGACCCCCATGATTCGGGTCCCCATGTGTTGCTTTCTAATATCTATGCCTCTGCTGGTAGATGGAGTGATGCTGCAAAAGtaagaaagatgatgaaagagaGTGGTGTGAAGAAGGAACCTGCTTGTAGTTGGGTGGAGCTTGAGAATGTGGTCCACATGTTTGTGGCAAATGATGATGCTCACCCACAGAGAGAGGAGATCCATAAAATGTGGGAGAAGATAAGTGAGAAGATCAGGGAGATTGGTTACGTCCCTGACACCAGCCATGTGCTTTTGTTTGTAGACGATCAAGAGAGGGAAGTGAAGTTGCAGTACCATAGTGAGAAGCTTGCTCTAGCATTTGCACTTCTGAACACACCTCCTGGATCCACTATTcgaatcaagaaaaatataagagTTTGCGGCGATTGCCATTCAGCAATCAAATTTGTGTCAAAAGTGGTGGACAGAGAAATAATTGTAAGAGACACCAACAGGTTTCATCATTTCCGTGATGGTTCCTGCTCCTGTGGGGACTATTGGTAG